In the Campylobacter lari genome, GGCTTTCAAAAATGGTGCAAGTATTATAAGAGTGCATGATGTGTATGAGCATAAACAAATGTTTGAACTTGCAAAAGCTATGGATGAACTTTCTTTGGAGTAGTGATGACTTATCAAGAGTATTTAGAAAAGGTAAAATTAGCAAAAGAATGGATGAGGGCTTATTATGAAGATGATGAGCCTTTAGCGAGTGATGAAGAATACGATAAACTTATAAGAGAGTTAAAAGCATTTGAAACGCTTCATCAAGAAAAGATTTCTAAAGATTCTCCTACGCAAAATATCGCCCCGACTATACAAAGTGAGTTTCATAAACTTGCACATAGTGCAAAAATGTGGTCTATGGAAGATGTTTTTGATGAAGCTGAACTTAGAGCTTGGGCAAAAAGAGCTAAATGTGAGTTTAATTTTTTCATAGAACCTAAATTTGATGGAGCAAGTTTAAATCTTACTTATGAAAATGGTATTTTAATCAGCGGTGCTACAAGGGGCGATGGAGAAGTAGGCGAGGATATTACTTTAAATGTAAAAGAAATATCAAACATACCTCAAAAAATTCCTTATAAAGACAAGATAGAAATTCGTGGCGAAGTGGTAATTTTAAAAGAAGATTTTGAAAAAATCAATGAAAAAAGAGCTAAAGATGGTTTAAGTTTATTTGCAAATCCACGCAACGCAGCAAGTGGCTCTTTAAGACAGCTTGATACAAGCATTACAAAAGAAAGAAATTTAAAATTTTATCCTTGGGGAGTGGGGGAGAATTCTTTAGAATTTAGCAAGCACTCTGAAGTGATGGAGTTTGTAAGAAGTCTTGGTTTTTTAAAAGATGATTTTGTTTTTTGTGTGAAAACTTTAGATGAGGTTTTGGAAAAATATCATGAGCTTTTAGAAAAAAGAGATCAAAAGCCTATGATGATGGATGGTATGGTTGTAAGGGTAGATGATTTAGCTCATTGTAAGCTTTTGGGTTATACTGTGAAATTTCCAAAATTTATGGCTGCATTTAAATTTCCCGCTTTGGAAAAAACTACAACCTTGCTTGGGGTTAATTTACAAGTTGGAAGAAGCGGAGTGATCACTCCTGTGGCAGTGCTAGAACCTGTAAATTTAGATGGGGTTGTAGTAAAGTCTGCAACCTTGCATAATTTTGATGAGATAGCTAGACTTGGAGTGATGATAGGTGATAGTGTAAGTGTGATAAGAAGTGGCGATGTGATACCTAAAATCACTAAAGTTTTTACCCAAAGGCGTGATGGTTTAGAAAGTAAGATTACTAAACCAACTCTTTGTCCTGAGTGTTTTAGTGAGCTTTTAGATGAGGGTGCTTTTTTAAAATGCCAAAACTTAGACTGCAAGGCAAGACTTGTAAATTCCATTATACATTTTGTATCTAAAAAGTGTTTAAATATAGACGGCCTTGGAGAAAATATCGTCGAGCTTTTATTTAAAGAAGGAAAAATCACTAATATAGAAAGTATATTTTTCTTAAAATACAGCGATTTTGAAGGCTTGGAAGGCTTTAAAGAGAAAAAAATCAATAATCTTTTAAGCGCCATTGAAAATGCAAAAAAATGCTCTTTATCAAGGTTTATCACTGCTTTGGGTATAGAGCATATTGGAGAAGTGGCAGCTAAAAAGCTAGCACAATCCTTTGGCTTTGAATGGTTTATGCAAAGCTATGAAGCTTATGCAAATTTAGAAGGCTTTGGTGAGCAAATGGCTAAAAGCTTAGAAGAATTTACCCATGTCAATGCAAATCGTATTAAACATTTTTACGAAATTTTGCATTTAGAGGATGAGAAAAAAGAGCTTATTATAAATGAAAATATTTCTAATAAAACCTTTGTTATCACAGGTACTTTAAGCAAATCACGCGATCATTTTAAAGAACTAATCGAAAGCTTTGGAGCAAAAGTAAGCTCAAGCGTATCTAAAAAAACCGACTTTGTATTATATGGAAGCGAAGCAGGCTCAAAGCTTGAAAAGGCTCAAAGTTTAGGGGTTAAATGTATTGATGAGCCTGAGTTTAATGCTCTTTTAGGCGGTGCTGATGAGGTTTGATGTTTTTGTAAGTGCAAAATTAAACATTTCTCGTAATAAAGCTTGCGAGCTTATAGAAAACAAACAAATTTTACTCAATGGCGAGTTTAAAAAAACCTCTTTTAAAATCACTTGCCAAAATCCTTTAGAAGATGAGAGTTTAAAACTCACGCTTTTAGAAGAGCTTTTTGTAAGCAGAGCTGCTTTTAAGCTCAAGCATTTTTTACAGGAGCATGTATTTGTTATAAAAGATAAAATTTGTTTGGATATAGGCTCATCAACTGGAGGCTTTGTGCAAATTTTACATCAAAATAATGCTAAACACATTACAGCTTTAGATGTAGGTTCTAACCAACTTCATGAAAGCTTAAGAAATTTAGAAAATATCCAAATTTGTGAAAATACTGATTTGCGTGAGTTTAAAAGTGAAATTTTATATGATGTTATCACTTGTGATGTGAGTTTTATCTCTTTAACGCATTTGATTTATCATATAGATAAACTTGCTAAAGATCTTATCATCTTGCTTTTTAAACCTCAATTTGAAGTAGGTAAAAATGCTAAACGCGATAAAAATGGAGTTGTAAAAGATGCTAAAACTATTAAAGCTGCCAAAGAAAGTTTTGAAAAAGCTTGTGCAAAGCTTGGCTGGATCTTACAAGTAAGTCAAGAGTCGCACTTAAAAGGAAAAGAAGGTAATGTTGAGTTTTTCTACGCCTATAGAAAAAACTAAGATCACAAATTTAGCCATAGGGCGTTTTGATGGTATGCATTTGGGGCATTTTGAGCTTTTTAAGCATTTAGATGAAAACGGAGCTTTGTTTATCATCACAAAAGAAGAAAAAGAAGCCTTAACGCCTAAGGATTTTAGAGTAAATTTAGTTGATTTTCCTATGTTTTTTTGTGATTTTTATAAAATCAAAGAT is a window encoding:
- the ligA gene encoding NAD-dependent DNA ligase LigA, with amino-acid sequence MTYQEYLEKVKLAKEWMRAYYEDDEPLASDEEYDKLIRELKAFETLHQEKISKDSPTQNIAPTIQSEFHKLAHSAKMWSMEDVFDEAELRAWAKRAKCEFNFFIEPKFDGASLNLTYENGILISGATRGDGEVGEDITLNVKEISNIPQKIPYKDKIEIRGEVVILKEDFEKINEKRAKDGLSLFANPRNAASGSLRQLDTSITKERNLKFYPWGVGENSLEFSKHSEVMEFVRSLGFLKDDFVFCVKTLDEVLEKYHELLEKRDQKPMMMDGMVVRVDDLAHCKLLGYTVKFPKFMAAFKFPALEKTTTLLGVNLQVGRSGVITPVAVLEPVNLDGVVVKSATLHNFDEIARLGVMIGDSVSVIRSGDVIPKITKVFTQRRDGLESKITKPTLCPECFSELLDEGAFLKCQNLDCKARLVNSIIHFVSKKCLNIDGLGENIVELLFKEGKITNIESIFFLKYSDFEGLEGFKEKKINNLLSAIENAKKCSLSRFITALGIEHIGEVAAKKLAQSFGFEWFMQSYEAYANLEGFGEQMAKSLEEFTHVNANRIKHFYEILHLEDEKKELIINENISNKTFVITGTLSKSRDHFKELIESFGAKVSSSVSKKTDFVLYGSEAGSKLEKAQSLGVKCIDEPEFNALLGGADEV
- the tlyA gene encoding 23S rRNA (cytidine-2'-O)-methyltransferase TlyA, whose protein sequence is MRFDVFVSAKLNISRNKACELIENKQILLNGEFKKTSFKITCQNPLEDESLKLTLLEELFVSRAAFKLKHFLQEHVFVIKDKICLDIGSSTGGFVQILHQNNAKHITALDVGSNQLHESLRNLENIQICENTDLREFKSEILYDVITCDVSFISLTHLIYHIDKLAKDLIILLFKPQFEVGKNAKRDKNGVVKDAKTIKAAKESFEKACAKLGWILQVSQESHLKGKEGNVEFFYAYRKN